In Lolium rigidum isolate FL_2022 chromosome 3, APGP_CSIRO_Lrig_0.1, whole genome shotgun sequence, the genomic window gatgagcatatctaagatatcatgcttgaaggttgtcgtccatttggtgacaatagacatgtgaagatgtgcctcaatgaagctttcccatagtggtgtatgggggagcaatcatgAGTCTTCACGAAAAATCAATGATCAAGTGGGCATTCCGCCTTAAATGAAGCATGAAgcgtcatcatcaagatcaagcgggatgcgcaagtcaaaggtatggccttgctaggttttccttttaccggtctcacggtggttgttgagagaccggggtataggatagatagccgcactatcaagaggagctttcggttgggtaacttgatcacatcatcttagggagctcaatactttgcatacttttcatccctatattcttgttgcttcttggtttTTTCTTTATTTGAGGTTCTTGgcttgtttctagctttacaacaagtccAAGTTCATCCAAAACAgaattcgtatgcatcttctattgtgttctcatgtttggaggttttaccggtttgattCCAAACCTTTCATATTGATGTTCTTACTCAATGGTtgtactatgatgtttctatgcataatattgtagagcttgttatcgtgatttcaacgagcccaatatcatcaaaatcggagtccgaatgcaaaagttgttgcattttcagcCGGGTGTTGTTGCTGGGTAGGTCGGCACCCAGCCTGGCCTGCCGGGCTCAGCGTCGTGTGGCTCGACTTTTagcccccaaacggtcatattttgagGGACTATAAAAgggtcttcttcaccattgttctAGGGGTTCTTTTGCACGTTTTTTTACCACCATTATTGATCTTCTTGAGCTTGCTTACCCTCCTGTTCCTCCCATGATTGTTTCATATTCTTcagggatttgaaagaggagatctagatctacaacccccaccaatcaattcctcctctaagtgagcggaactcttgggatctagatcttggagtcatttgttgatttccaccattgttcttcctctctagttcctccatagcatttgttgctttgctgGGTTTTGAGAGAGAAGAATTTGAGAACTTTTCtttgtgttcttgctttgcatccttgcatagtaTTAAGCTCTCTaatacgattagttcgagtgagagactgtgagcttgttactcttggaggggtgacctcctagttggcttggcggttggtgctccggtgaccttttcgtggaagattgtgaagtggcccgggcttctccttcgtggatcttgtcaagtggttgtggagcttgccatctacaGAGTGGAGAAAAGGTAGCCATAAGGGAAACGCCTTTGTCCTTCGtggtattggcttggagaagaaggtgagcctttctGGCGTTCGagagaccttcgtggtagcccgcttctctccaacgtgacgtacctcaTCTTGTGTGGGGGAACATGGGAATACATcttcatctccgcgtgcctcggttatctctatacctaaGTTTACTTTTCTTGTGATAGTCATCCCGCTTGAACTACATAtaccttgctatcacttgtgttacttatatcttgtgcctatcttgcttatctAATTTGTTATTGTTGCACTTAgtggagcctagcatatttagatattgtgcttgtaaaataaacgttagttcaattcagcattcttacaagccaaatctgtaatagtttttaaaaacgtctattcacccccctctaggtgacataTCGTCCTTTCAATCTGAAATAAACGAATGAAGAGGGGGGAAAAGGCGAGGATACCTGGCAAGTTTGAGATGATGTAAAATGCAAATAGAAATAGCATGAACAAATTGGAGCTTTTAATCGCGGTGGCCACCAACCTGCGGTGTGGCAGATCCCTGCGGTGCTTGCGAGTTCCCGGCAGCGCGGCAGTGCACTTCCTCGTGGATGGACTGCGTTCCAGGTGCGGTGTGCGTTACCATGCCTGTGGTGAGCGCCCATCCAACGACGTTACATGCGGCGTTCTCTTCGCCAAGTCTCCGGTGTTGGGGCACTGCCTTGTCCTCCTACTGGTGTTGCTACGGCTGCCGCAAGGTGCCGCTAGCTTGCCCAACGGGTCTGGTGCGTCCTTGGTTGATGACGAGGTTCTGAGGGTGGTCGGAACGATGCACAGGCTGGTGGGTGGATTCTTGTGTGGCATATCGGAGTGAAAATCTTGGTTTCGACACTTGGACGAAGCCGGTGATGGCGATGTCTTGCGTTCTTGAAGGCATCATTGATGTGAAGCCCCCAGTTCCTTCCGCTACCCTCCGGGGAAAACCCCAGATCTATAGATCGGATGATGGCGGTCCTCCTACGCCATTCCCCCTTGGGGGCATCATTCTTGGAAATGTGCGCCGCCCCGAGGGACCAGTGCCTGGTTTTGCGGTGGAGTAGTGTTGTTTCTAGCGCATCGACAAGGACGAGTttcggcggcatggtgcagcGGGGTCTCATCCGTGGATGCGTGATATTGAACCTGTGCACTGCTGGCGTTGTGGTGGCGTCGACGAAAGGCCTAACAAGATTAATGAGTAGATCCCCATTTTAAAGATGGGTTCACAAAAGACAACGACAACAACTAACGGGTGCACGCTGAGAGTCAGCTAGACTGTTTTGGACTATTTGAATTGGGATACGCATGAATGTTTGGATAAAAAATGGGAACACATAGTACCTCATGACGATTCGACTGTCGAACGAAACTGCGAAATTGATACGGAAGTTAAGGTATACTCCATTTGCCATGTGTTGGCGTCATACTGTCACGTAGTAGTTCAGCGGCGGACCAGCTCGTCACAAGAAAGAACTAAACAAAGAACACCTAGCTTTACACCCTGCAGCCTCGTCGCGCCCAGACTCTTCGAGAGGAAGCGAGCATGTACTAGGAAACTTGGCAATCTCTCCAGCCCTCTCCCAGAACCAGAAGGCCAAGACCCAGCAAAACACTTCCCCTGTTTCGGCGCTCTGCTTCAGGAACTGACTTCTGATCAGGCAGCTCCCCGACGCACCATGGCGACGCCGTGGAAGCTGGCGGACCACCCGAGGTTGGGGAAAGGGAAGGTGGTgggcgtggtggtgctggacggCTGGGGCGAGGCGCCGCCGGACCCTTTCAACTGCATCCACGTCGCCGACACCCCCACCATGGACGCCCTCAAGAAGGTCCGTGCGTGACCTGACCAGAGTTCACCGGCTCATGTGCGTGCGTGTGATCCTACTGGTTAACTCTGTCTCTTCTGCTTGCGTTCGCGCCACGCCGCAGGGTGCTCCGGAGCGGTGGAGGCTGATCAAAGCTCACGGGACGGCGGTGGGGCTGCCTACGGACGATGACATGGGCAACAGCGAGGTCGGCCACAACGCCCTCGGAGCCGGCCAGATATACGCCCAGGGGTAACACCACTGTCCACTGATCTGCTTTGTGTCTGTTGTCTTGTCTATCTAGAAAGAATAATCAAATTACCAGTTTATCATGAAAATTTGATGAAACCATACAAGGGGCTTGTTCATTAATATGGTTATAAGGTGACAATCCAAGTTTTCGATGCCAAATAGTAACACATTGACACTTCATTACtaatatgaaaataaaatcagAACACCAATACGTCATTTTTCTTGGACACAAGAGTATGGCCAAACGGATGGGCATGTGGCTGTCTTGTCCACCTTGGTTTAATTCCTAGCTAGGATTGATGCGACGTGCCATAGTACATGCAAATGTGCAAGTGTAAGTGGCGAATGCAACTATGTTAATTTCAGCACAACTAGGAAGTTGATGCCGTGTTTGCGCGTTATGTGCCGCATAAAGATCATGTATGATCAAAAGCAAATCAAGTTAAGTTTCTGCACAACTAGGAAGTACTAATTAGGATGCGTTTGTGAACGCATTTCAATGGCATACACAAACGGTGTGCAGCTTCTGACTGTCACGGTTGATTTTTCTAGGCTCTTTCGAAAAGAGCCCAGATAAATTTTAATTTAGGGGTACTTCTGAAAAGTACTTAAGCCGAGTTACTGATCGCTTGGCCAATGGCCACAACGTGCAGCGCAAAACTGGTAGATCTGGCGCTCGCCTCTGGGAAGATATACGAGGGGGAAGGGTTCAAGTACATCCAGCAGTCCTTTGAGACCGGTActctacacctcattggtttgcTCAGCGATGGAGGAGTACACTCAAGGATTGACCAGCTGCAGGTAAAACATCATTTCTTTTCACTCAGCAGAGAACATCATTCCTACGCTGTTGATAATGCTTTGGCTCTAGCAGTTGCTTCTGAAAGGTGCTAGTGAACATGGTGCGAAAAGGATACGGGTTCATATCCTTACCGATGGGCGTGATGTATTGGATGGCAGCAGTGTCGCATTCGTGGAAACGCTTGAGAATGATCTAGCTAAGTTACGAGAGAAGGGTGTTGATGCAAGAGTTGCATCTGGTGGAGGCAGGATGTATGTTACCATGGACCGTTATGAGGTAAGACCCTCAGCCTTTTTGTTTTTTGATGGTCTCCAAAATGTGACTTTCTTCACCACTTCCTGTTCATGCCTAAGTTCTTGCATAAAATGTGGCCCCTATTTCTTATGCAGAATGATTGGCAAGTTGTGAAGCGTGGTTGGGATGCGCAGGTTCTTGGTGAAGCCGCCCATAAGTTTCAAAATGCCCTAGACGCTGTGAAAACGCTCAGGGAGGTTCCAAAGGCCAACGACCAGTATTTACCCCCTtttgttgtcgttgatgaaagtGGAAAGCCGGTCGGGCCTGTAATGGATGGAGATGCTGTTGTGACATTTAACTTCAGAGCTGATCGCatggtgatgctggcaaaagctcTAGAGTACGAGACTTTTGACAAATTTGACCGTGTTCGGTTCCCCAAGATACGCTATGCTGGTATGCTTCAGTATGATGGCGAACTGAAACTTCCAAGCCATTACCTTGTTGCTCCCCCGGAAATAGAGAGGACGTCTGGTGAGTACTTAGCCCACAATGGCATACGCACATATGCTTGCAGGTACACCACTGTACTTTGTCCTGTCAATAGCCTTGTAGTATATCTGAATGTTCTGGCAGTTGAGCATGCTACTAGTCCTCGTCGCTTTTCATTTTGATCTTCAGCGAGACTGTCAAATTTGGTCATGTCACCTTCTTTTGGAACGGGAATCGGTCTGGCTACTTCAACCCAAACTTGGAAAATTATGAAGAAATTCCAAGTGATAGTGGCATACCCTTCAATGAACAGCCAAAAATGAAGGCCATGGAAGTTGCAGAGAAGGCAAAGGATGCCATCCTAAGTGGCAAATATGATCAGGTACTGGCCGAAATGAGATCCCTAAGCATAAATCATGCATATGTACAACGCAGATAAACACTCATTGCCAACTGGTAGTAGCAACTAAAGAGTGGTACTAAAGAGTAACAGCTCAAACACTGATGTGGTCAttcctcgaaaaaagaaaaaaaaaacactgatGTGGTCATCTTGTAGGTGAGGGTAAACATCCCCAATGGAGATATGGTTGGTCATACGGGTGACCTTGAAGCTACCATCATTGGTTGCATGGCCGCTGATGAAGCCGTCAAGGTATATCATCTTCGCAGTCCACGCCACTGTATGAAATTATGtgcttattttttgaattttaaattatgtgcttatgatggacacaaatttcTTTCATTCAGATTATCCTCGACGCCATCGAGCAAGTGGGTGGCATCTTTGTGGTCACAGCTGACCATGGCAACGCTGAGGACATGGCGAAAAGAGATAAATCCGGGAAACCAATTCGCGACAAAGATGGAAATGTTCAGCCCCTTACTTCACATACCCTGAATCCAGTAAGTACACTGCTTGTTTCATCGAAACGCCCTGTCCAGGATGCAGAAGTGTGTAGTTCTCATTTTTACTGTAACTGCCTGCAGGTCCCCATCGCTATTGGAGGTCCAGGGCTTGCTTCAGGGGCTCGATTCCGGAAAGACCTTACAGATGCTGGACTCGCTAACGTTGCGGCAACAGTCATGAACCTCCATGGTTTTGAGGCCCCTGATCACTATGAGCCAACTCTCATCGAAGTCTCGGCAGCCCCATATCTTAGTGCTTCATCTGCAGATCGTACATAAGAATATGAGTGAATTTGATTTCCCTTTCTGCTAGTCGCTGCTACATAGATGTCCACGTTATCTTATGGACCGAACCGATCCCAGCAAGGGCGCCATGCTTGTGTGTACTAGTAAATAAATGTCCAGCTCTGTATCTGACAATCTGGTCGTCCCTGGTAAGGTCGCCTGCACTTATTTCGAACCTCTTTTTGACAGGTTCATTTCTTTGGCTTTCATGGTTACCGAGTGAAACAAACCAAAAGTTTTCGCTGATGCTTGACATGCTCAAAACTTAAGTGAGGTATGCCTGTGAGTTCTGGGTTTATCTCAGATTTCATTGTTTCCCAGCACGAAAAGATGTATCTCAGGCTCATTGGTTCCCAGCACCAATGGCTGGGAGGTAAGATCATCGATCATCAGTTCAACACAAGCTGCCTGATAGAGGCATACATCAAACTCAATCCAGTTAAATCTTTCACTTGAGGCAGTTATCAGTCATGATAACAAGGAAACATACCCGTCATCTCAAACAACAGGAAAAGAACGATGTACAGAAAGACAATCAGGAAAGTAATGATATGGGGATGACTAGGAAGAGGCTATATCAAACAGCAGGAAAACAGAACCAGACACAACAACCTGGCTCCGTCCGAACAATCAATCACCTCAAACCATTTGTACATCTACTGGGGAGGGGTCAACTATCAATGTATAACAAGGCATGCTATCGAAGCTTTGACTCATTGGTCTTGCTGCTCCGGAAGTTTGAGAGGGAGAAGAATGATCTTGATGCTGTACGTACAGAGAGGCACAAATGTATTAGAGGTATATTAACGGTAGATGGAAATGATCGTAGATAGTTTTGGGTAAAAGGAACTAGCCTTTAGTTG contains:
- the LOC124695565 gene encoding 2,3-bisphosphoglycerate-independent phosphoglycerate mutase-like; the protein is MATPWKLADHPRLGKGKVVGVVVLDGWGEAPPDPFNCIHVADTPTMDALKKGAPERWRLIKAHGTAVGLPTDDDMGNSEVGHNALGAGQIYAQGAKLVDLALASGKIYEGEGFKYIQQSFETGTLHLIGLLSDGGVHSRIDQLQLLLKGASEHGAKRIRVHILTDGRDVLDGSSVAFVETLENDLAKLREKGVDARVASGGGRMYVTMDRYENDWQVVKRGWDAQVLGEAAHKFQNALDAVKTLREVPKANDQYLPPFVVVDESGKPVGPVMDGDAVVTFNFRADRMVMLAKALEYETFDKFDRVRFPKIRYAGMLQYDGELKLPSHYLVAPPEIERTSGEYLAHNGIRTYACSETVKFGHVTFFWNGNRSGYFNPNLENYEEIPSDSGIPFNEQPKMKAMEVAEKAKDAILSGKYDQVRVNIPNGDMVGHTGDLEATIIGCMAADEAVKIILDAIEQVGGIFVVTADHGNAEDMAKRDKSGKPIRDKDGNVQPLTSHTLNPVPIAIGGPGLASGARFRKDLTDAGLANVAATVMNLHGFEAPDHYEPTLIEVSAAPYLSASSADRT